The Esox lucius isolate fEsoLuc1 chromosome 5, fEsoLuc1.pri, whole genome shotgun sequence genome includes a region encoding these proteins:
- the LOC105030739 gene encoding butyrophilin subfamily 1 member A1 isoform X1, whose amino-acid sequence MMVTRLHCLVVTLLHLLHTAGSVNFEVLGPTEPIVAVAGDDIILPCYLKPNISVEDMTVNWLNLDYIDERVYRYQNGRIIQENQIPSYRGRTSLFKEELWRGNTSLKLTRVQGTDEGQYKCFIKSKDWYDDVTIQVLVKAVGSRPMVSIEGHREGGMGLVCQSEGWHPEPDLVWLDSKGVSLSAGPPEKHRDLKGFYTVKQHVIVQETDTNLFICKVLQSRINEEVETEVHIPSEFFDVTTTWRLSFIVLCCLGVITVIGLVLAVYWMHKKGVQVNKLKQDQDKRNKELYHQIGELQKGLGRHEEEIGIILRLRNLK is encoded by the exons ATGATGGTGACTCGACTGCACTGTCTGGTTGTGACTCTTCTGCATCTCCTCCACACAGCAGGATCTG TTAATTTTGAGGTTCTTGGTCCAACTGAACCCATTGTTGCTGTGGCTGGTGATGACATCATTCTGCCCTGTTACCTCAAACCCAACATCAGTGTTGAGGACATGACAGTGAACTGGCTTAACCTGGACTACATAGATGAACGTGTCTATCGTTACCAAAATGGAAGAATCATACAAGAGAATCAGATTCCCTCCTACAGAGGAAGAACTTCACTGTTTAAAGAGGAACTGTGGAGGGGAAACACCTCTTTAAAACTGACCAGGGTACAAGGGACTGATGAGGGACAATATAAATGCTTTATTAAGTCAAAAGACTGGTATGATGATGTTACTATTCAAGTCCTTGTTAAAG ctgTAGGATCCAGACCAATGGTGTCCATTgaaggacacagagagggagggatgggtctGGTGTGTCAATCTGAAGGCTGGCACCCTGAACCTGATCTGGTGTGGCTGGACAGTAAAGGAGTCAGTCTCTCTGCTGGACCtcctgagaaacacagagacttAAAGGGATTCTACACAGTCAAACAACATGTCATTGTCCAGGAGACTGACACCAACCTCTTTATCTGCAAAGTCTTACAGAGCCgaatcaatgaggaggtggagacagaggttcacatcccta gtgAGTTTTTTGATGTCACAACCACATGGAGACTGTCCTTCATTGTGTTATGTTGTTTGGGAGTCATCACTGTGATTGGGTTAGTTCTGGCTGTCTACTGGATGCATAAGAAAG GTGTGCAAGTAAATAAGCTCAAACAGGATCAGG ataaaagaaataaagaacTTTATCATCAGATTG GTGAACTTCAGAAGGGGCTTG GCCGCCATGAGGAGGAGATTGGTATTATCTTAAGATTAAGAAATCTTAAGTAG
- the LOC105030739 gene encoding butyrophilin subfamily 1 member A1 isoform X2 — protein sequence MMVTRLHCLVVTLLHLLHTAGSVNFEVLGPTEPIVAVAGDDIILPCYLKPNISVEDMTVNWLNLDYIDERVYRYQNGRIIQENQIPSYRGRTSLFKEELWRGNTSLKLTRVQGTDEGQYKCFIKSKDWYDDVTIQVLVKAVGSRPMVSIEGHREGGMGLVCQSEGWHPEPDLVWLDSKGVSLSAGPPEKHRDLKGFYTVKQHVIVQETDTNLFICKVLQSRINEEVETEVHIPSEFFDVTTTWRLSFIVLCCLGVITVIGLVLAVYWMHKKGVQVNKLKQDQDKRNKELYHQIGFFRRV from the exons ATGATGGTGACTCGACTGCACTGTCTGGTTGTGACTCTTCTGCATCTCCTCCACACAGCAGGATCTG TTAATTTTGAGGTTCTTGGTCCAACTGAACCCATTGTTGCTGTGGCTGGTGATGACATCATTCTGCCCTGTTACCTCAAACCCAACATCAGTGTTGAGGACATGACAGTGAACTGGCTTAACCTGGACTACATAGATGAACGTGTCTATCGTTACCAAAATGGAAGAATCATACAAGAGAATCAGATTCCCTCCTACAGAGGAAGAACTTCACTGTTTAAAGAGGAACTGTGGAGGGGAAACACCTCTTTAAAACTGACCAGGGTACAAGGGACTGATGAGGGACAATATAAATGCTTTATTAAGTCAAAAGACTGGTATGATGATGTTACTATTCAAGTCCTTGTTAAAG ctgTAGGATCCAGACCAATGGTGTCCATTgaaggacacagagagggagggatgggtctGGTGTGTCAATCTGAAGGCTGGCACCCTGAACCTGATCTGGTGTGGCTGGACAGTAAAGGAGTCAGTCTCTCTGCTGGACCtcctgagaaacacagagacttAAAGGGATTCTACACAGTCAAACAACATGTCATTGTCCAGGAGACTGACACCAACCTCTTTATCTGCAAAGTCTTACAGAGCCgaatcaatgaggaggtggagacagaggttcacatcccta gtgAGTTTTTTGATGTCACAACCACATGGAGACTGTCCTTCATTGTGTTATGTTGTTTGGGAGTCATCACTGTGATTGGGTTAGTTCTGGCTGTCTACTGGATGCATAAGAAAG GTGTGCAAGTAAATAAGCTCAAACAGGATCAGG ataaaagaaataaagaacTTTATCATCAGATTG GGTTTTTCAGAAGAGTTTGA